One stretch of Cheilinus undulatus linkage group 5, ASM1832078v1, whole genome shotgun sequence DNA includes these proteins:
- the LOC121509569 gene encoding arrestin domain-containing protein 3-like yields the protein MKGKTEVKWTEDYGNTKVTYHGKDKYFSIQYDILQANQGDNVICPGRHVYPFNVQIPALPLPSSFSGSKGKILYTLEAILSRSMRMDSTAKTEFTLIYRGALNSHPIMMVPQLQVVEKKRMCFSSGTIAMIVKIARTGFYQGEGMQVIACIQNKSSRRVKPKYVLCRKCSYFVNEHKKLETTPILKEVGDPIPPSTAQTVTRTITIPDDTSVSILNCRLLRVEYKLKVYLDVKYAFDPTLKFPIVILPALPEPEGQQQPSHLVAYRSGAFAN from the exons atgAAGGGGAAAACAGAAGTCAAATGGACTGAAGATTATGGAAACACAAAAGTAACATATCATGGCAAGGATAAGTACTTCAGCATCCAGTATGACATTCTTCAGGCAAACCAAG GTGACAACGTTATCTGCCCGGGTCGCCACGTCTACCCATTCAACGTTCAGATACCTGCCCT ACCCCTGCCGTCTTCCTTCAGCGGCTCCAAGGGGAAGATCCTATACACTCTGGAGGCGATCCTGAGCCGTTCGATGAGAATGGACAGCACAGCTAAGACTGAATTTACTCTCATCTACAGAGGGGCTCTAAACAGTCACCCAATAATGATG GTTCCGCAGCTGcaggttgttgaaaagaaaaggatgtgtttttcttctggAACAATTGCAATGATTGTAAAAATTGCAAGAACAGGCTTCTACCAAG GGGAAGGCATGCAGGTCATTGCTTGCATTCAAAACAAATCATCTCGTAGAGTGAAGCCCAAGTACGTTTTGTGTAGGAAGTGCAGCTACTTTGTAAATGAACACAAGAAACTTGAAACCACACCAATCCTGAAAGAGGTGGGTGATCCCATCCCACCTTCTACTGCTCAGACTGTCACCAGGACCATCACCATCCCAGATGATACAAGTGTGTCGATCCTGAACTGTCGACTCCTCAGAGTGGAGTACAAACTCAAG GTCTACCTGGATGTCAAGTATGCTTTTGACCCTACGCTCAAGTTCCCCATCGTCATCCTTCCTGCTTTACCAGAGCCTGAAGGACAGCAGCAGCCTTCTCATCTGGTTGCCTACAGATCTGGTGCATTCGCAAACTAA